Proteins from a single region of Arctopsyche grandis isolate Sample6627 chromosome 1, ASM5162203v2, whole genome shotgun sequence:
- the LOC143912516 gene encoding fidgetin-like protein 1, whose translation MAGDDDIGNEANFGSYYIKCCLKQNDKKSTPLEVCAATRNSMVALHFESINKLSNESTCLLLSENLARYSQIVDDNSTTDSVNNFSKPIESLVSGKISTSHCSSWKSSLRHSGIDPVAIMKKNLIASGHCNIQNNLPCPQNFITDENIKALLERKALSKNKIFTKFENSNFEAKKRTENIMKIEKPNNKMFTSTSKSTESINFSNPNSEMNKPPLVSQNFVAKKKIVSNFNNCKKFHSSNYRNENSSSFTNNSNSKESSQKYNNIATTKIERAEPDCPFKTARAELMIQNKKKYGNANHNSHQIQDPPVQKRSLGTTRSVQNKFIPPIMNSEDITETESDTIQDERLKHIDPKMVELITSEIIDSGAPVDWDDIAGLDFAKTAIQEAVVWPLLRPDIFTGLRRPPKGILLFGPPGTGKTLIGKCIASQCSATFFSISASSLTSKWLGDGEKMVRALFAVARCHQPAVVFIDEIDSLLTQRSDSEHEATRRIKTEFLVQLDGAATGDEDRLLLVGATNRPQELDEAARRRLVKRLYIPLPDLAARQQIINRLMGTERHSLTDENVVNIAEMADGFSGADMRSLCAEAALGPIRSVPFSQITNIQSDQVRPVNVDDFKKALTRVRPSVSANDLEHYTKWDRTYGSGSNLI comes from the exons ATGGCTGGTGATGATGATATCGGTAATGAGGCTAATTTTGgaagttattatataaaatgttgtcTCAAACAGAACGACAAGAAGTCAACACCGCTCGAGGTGTGCGCAGCAACACGAAATTCAATGGTTGCCCTGCATTTTGAATCCATCAATAA ACTTAGCAATGAGTCAACTTGTTTATTACTAAGTGAAAATCTAGCACGCTATTCTCAAATCGTTGATGACAATTCTACTACAGACTCTGTGAACAATTTTTCAAAGCCAATTGAATCTCTTGTCAGTGGAAAGATATCGACATCCCATTGTTCTTCTTGGAAAAGTAGTTTAAG gcACTCTGGTATAGATCCGGTTgcgataatgaaaaaaaatcttattgccAGCGGACATTGcaacatacaaaataatttaccATGTCCACAGAATTTTATTactgatgaaaatataaaagcaCTTTTAGAAAGAAAAGCCTTGTCTAAAAATAagatatttactaaatttgaaaattcgaactttGAAGCTAAAAAACGTActgaaaatattatgaagatCGAAAAAcccaataataaaatgtttacatcCACCAGCAAAAGTACTGAAAGTATAAATTTTAGTAATCCCAACAGTGAAATGAATAAACCTCCATTGGTGTCGCAAAATTTTGTGGCTAAGAAAAAAATCGTttctaattttaacaattgtaaaaaatttcattcatccAATTATCGAAATGAAAATTCTTCTTCGTTTACGAACAACAGCAATTCAAAAGAAAgttctcaaaaatataacaatatagcAACAACAAAAATAGAGCGAGCTGAACCAGACTGCCCTTTTAAGACTGCTCGTGCAGAACTcatgatacaaaataaaaagaaatatggCAATGCTAATCACAATAGTCATCAAATTCAAGACCCACCAGTTCAAAAACGCAGCCTTGGAACGACAAGATCAgtacaaaataaattcattcCACCAATTATGAATAG CGAAGATATTACAGAGACTGAAAGCGATACAATTCAAGACGAGCGCTTGAAACACATTGATCCAAAAATGGTCGAGTTGATTACTAGTGAAATTATCGACTCAGGGGCTCCAGTTG aTTGGGACGATATTGCGGGACTCGATTTTGCCAAAACGGCAATTCAGGAAGCCGTAGTGTGGCCTTTGCTTCGTCCTGACATATTCACCGGCTTAAGAAGACCTCCAAaaggaattttattatttggacCACCGGGAACGGGAAAGACACTCATTG GGAAATGTATAGCGTCACAGTGCAGTGCAACGTTTTTCAGTATAAGTGCATCTTCTTTGACTTCAAAATGGTTAGGAGATGGAGAAAAGATGGTTCGGGCTCTGTTCGCCGTTGCCAGGTGTCATCAACCCGCT GTTGTTTTCATAGATGAGATTGATTCTTTGCTTACTCAAAGAAGTGATAGTGAACATGAAGCTACTCGTCGGATAAAAACAGAATTTTTAGTCCAACTAGACGGAGCTGCAACCg GCGATGAGGACCGTTTACTGCTAGTCGGTGCAACAAATAGGCCTCAAGAGTTAGATGAAGCTGCTCGACGAAGATTAGTTAAACGACTTTATATTCCACTTCCGGATTTAGCT GCTCGTCAGCAAATTATCAACAGGCTAATGGGCACTGAAAGGCATTCCCTGACAGATGAAAATGTGGTCAACATTGCCGAGATGGCAGATGGATTTTCCGGAGCTGATATGAGATCTCTGTGCGCTGAAGCGGCTTTGGGACCAATTCGATCTGTTCCATTTTCGCaaatcacaaatattcaaaGTGATCAG GTGAGGCCAGTTAATGTGGACGATTTTAAGAAAGCACTAACCAGAGTGAGGCCAAGCGTTTCAGCCAACGATTTAGAGCACTATACTAAATGGGATCGAACATATGGCTCCGGAAGTAACCTCATATAG